From a single Streptomyces sp. NBC_00377 genomic region:
- a CDS encoding putative quinol monooxygenase — MIFITAKFRVRPEHADHWPEITADFTRATRAEPGCLWFDWSRSVEDPTAYVLIEAFRDDEAAVTHVQSAHFKAAQRTLPPHLAETPRIVNVTVPQHDWSLLGEMAVPGQE, encoded by the coding sequence ATGATCTTCATCACCGCCAAGTTCCGAGTGCGTCCCGAGCACGCCGACCACTGGCCCGAGATCACCGCCGACTTCACCCGGGCCACGCGCGCCGAGCCCGGTTGCCTGTGGTTCGACTGGTCGCGCAGTGTGGAGGACCCGACGGCGTACGTCCTGATCGAGGCTTTCCGCGACGACGAGGCCGCCGTCACGCATGTGCAGTCCGCGCACTTCAAGGCCGCGCAGCGGACGCTGCCGCCCCATCTGGCCGAGACGCCGCGCATCGTCAATGTGACCGTGCCGCAGCACGACTGGTCGCTGCTCGGGGAGATGGCGGTCCCCGGCCAGGAGTAG
- a CDS encoding sodium/solute symporter gives MNDSGTQATVLVLFTTLVTVTLMMCVMTGPDRDDLTNFYTGYLSLTPLKNGLAIAGDYISAATVLSTTGIIALAGYDGYVLAVSTALSLVLLMFLLAEPLRNAGRFTMGDVLARNMPERSVRVAACVVTLSATLPFLVVQLSGAGSLLTFILDLPHVTGARTACIVIVGSLMIIYAAIGGMRGTALMQMIKIVLLLGTSVVVAALVLNRFDWNPSDVLRAAQHGSGTGPAYLQQGLQLGTSTIDRLDFVGLQVTVVLGVACLPHITMRLYSAQDVPAVRRSMSWAVGTVTTFCLLVIVMGTGAAALVGSRAITAADPNGRTSLLMLSQTLGGAPGSAGTTILYSAVAGMVFITLLSSVAGMTLAAASSLAHDLYAHAARRGQAPPRTEMTVAAWTSVVVGTVAIVLSTLVQHWDVGVLTTLAICIGASAVAPALTYSLFWRGFTRTGLLATLYGGAACALLLMIFSKAVSGTPSAVFPDADFHLFPMQSTGLVSIPFGYLAGWLGSRLDRQHRPADSHENRRLYEESEARLLAAAE, from the coding sequence ATGAACGACTCCGGGACACAGGCCACCGTCCTGGTTCTCTTCACCACGCTGGTCACCGTCACGCTGATGATGTGCGTGATGACGGGACCGGACCGCGACGACCTGACGAACTTCTACACCGGCTACCTCTCGCTGACCCCGCTCAAGAACGGCCTGGCGATCGCGGGCGACTACATCTCGGCCGCCACGGTCCTGAGCACCACCGGCATCATCGCGCTCGCCGGATACGACGGCTACGTTCTCGCGGTCAGCACCGCCCTGTCGCTGGTACTGCTGATGTTCCTGCTGGCCGAACCCCTGCGCAACGCGGGCAGGTTCACCATGGGCGACGTCCTGGCCCGCAACATGCCGGAGCGGTCCGTGCGCGTCGCAGCCTGCGTGGTGACGCTTTCGGCGACCCTGCCCTTCCTGGTCGTCCAGCTCTCCGGAGCCGGGTCGCTGCTCACCTTCATCCTCGACCTCCCGCACGTGACGGGCGCCCGGACGGCGTGCATCGTCATCGTCGGCAGCCTGATGATCATTTACGCGGCGATCGGCGGCATGAGAGGCACCGCCCTCATGCAGATGATCAAGATCGTCCTCCTGCTCGGCACCAGCGTCGTCGTCGCCGCTCTCGTACTGAACCGCTTCGACTGGAACCCCAGCGACGTCCTCAGGGCCGCCCAGCACGGCAGTGGCACGGGCCCCGCCTACCTCCAGCAGGGCCTTCAGCTGGGCACCTCGACCATTGACCGGCTCGACTTCGTCGGTCTCCAGGTCACCGTGGTCCTCGGCGTGGCCTGCCTGCCCCACATCACGATGCGTCTGTACTCCGCGCAGGACGTGCCGGCCGTGCGCCGCTCCATGTCGTGGGCGGTCGGCACGGTCACCACGTTCTGCCTGCTCGTGATCGTCATGGGGACGGGCGCGGCGGCGCTGGTGGGGTCGCGGGCCATCACCGCGGCCGACCCGAACGGCAGAACGTCGCTGCTCATGCTGTCGCAGACGCTCGGCGGAGCCCCCGGCTCCGCAGGCACGACGATCCTCTACTCGGCCGTGGCGGGCATGGTCTTCATCACCCTGTTGTCGTCGGTCGCGGGAATGACCCTGGCCGCTGCCTCGTCACTCGCCCACGATCTGTACGCCCATGCGGCGCGGCGGGGGCAGGCGCCGCCGCGCACGGAGATGACGGTGGCGGCGTGGACGAGCGTGGTCGTGGGAACCGTCGCGATCGTGCTCTCCACCCTGGTCCAGCACTGGGACGTCGGCGTGCTGACCACTCTGGCCATCTGCATAGGCGCCTCCGCCGTGGCGCCCGCGCTCACCTACTCCCTGTTCTGGCGAGGATTCACCCGCACCGGCCTGCTCGCCACCCTCTACGGCGGCGCGGCCTGCGCCCTGCTGTTGATGATCTTCTCCAAGGCCGTCTCGGGCACACCGTCCGCCGTCTTCCCCGACGCCGACTTCCACCTGTTCCCCATGCAGTCCACCGGGCTGGTCTCCATCCCGTTCGGCTATCTGGCGGGCTGGCTGGGCAGCCGTCTGGACCGACAGCACCGCCCGGCCGACAGCCACGAGAACCGGCGGCTGTACGAAGAGAGCGAGGCACGGCTGCTCGCCGCGGCCGAATGA
- a CDS encoding DUF485 domain-containing protein, with amino-acid sequence MTYADENRNPPSPTGWPLPHTEPRTYGHHVPRYDSYANANANSYGNANSYGNANSYGNANSYGNANANSYGQAPRDEAYRHEPHRHSADLAALRSAYRRLRRTATLAALGSFVVYVVLSCYAPELMGATIVGEMSLGMALGVFQLVVTFAAVSWYGRGARRSVDPLARAVRERAVPTGRNTEVAR; translated from the coding sequence ATGACGTACGCCGACGAGAACCGAAATCCGCCATCACCCACGGGATGGCCGCTGCCCCACACCGAGCCCCGGACGTACGGCCACCACGTCCCTCGGTACGACTCTTACGCGAACGCGAACGCGAACTCGTACGGGAACGCGAACTCGTACGGGAACGCGAACTCGTACGGGAACGCGAACTCGTACGGGAACGCGAACGCGAACTCGTACGGGCAAGCCCCTCGGGACGAGGCGTACAGGCACGAGCCTCATCGGCACAGTGCCGACCTCGCCGCACTCCGCTCGGCCTACCGCCGGCTGCGTCGAACGGCCACGCTCGCCGCGCTCGGCTCCTTCGTGGTGTATGTCGTGCTGTCCTGCTACGCGCCTGAGCTGATGGGGGCCACGATCGTCGGAGAGATGAGCCTGGGAATGGCCCTGGGGGTCTTCCAGCTCGTCGTCACCTTCGCGGCGGTCTCCTGGTACGGACGCGGCGCACGACGCTCGGTGGATCCGTTGGCCCGCGCCGTCAGAGAGCGTGCGGTCCCCACCGGCCGGAACACGGAGGTGGCGAGATGA
- a CDS encoding alcohol dehydrogenase catalytic domain-containing protein, which produces MKALTYHGPHDIRYGDVPDPAVTSPTDAVVQVTTAGICGSDLHIYGGNGFSPETGYTPGHECVGVVVDVGDQVTRFKPGDRVMVPASVGCTLCRTCARGLTARCERAHAPTDLCYGVSQHLPGSQAQAQAVPHADINLVHLPEGISDEAAVVLTDNAPTAWYGCRRARIQPGETVLVIGLGPVGLMAAQSAFAMGAARVLGADLVAERRAFAAILGVEPVEGEDARTAIREMTAGRGPDAVVEAVGSDATIELALKAVRQAGRVSVIGVSQNRAFPFHMGLAQVKELEFAIGLCSIHYELPALIPLAQAGRITPEVVVTHRFPLSEGPAAYELFNSRASGVRKVLLDPAR; this is translated from the coding sequence TTGAAGGCACTGACCTACCACGGCCCCCACGACATCCGGTACGGAGACGTACCCGACCCGGCCGTCACCAGCCCCACCGACGCGGTCGTCCAGGTCACCACGGCCGGTATCTGCGGCAGTGACCTGCACATCTACGGCGGCAACGGATTCAGCCCGGAGACCGGCTACACACCGGGACACGAGTGCGTCGGCGTGGTCGTCGACGTCGGCGACCAGGTCACCCGCTTCAAGCCCGGCGACCGGGTCATGGTTCCCGCCTCGGTCGGCTGCACTCTGTGCAGGACCTGCGCGAGGGGACTCACCGCACGGTGCGAGCGAGCCCATGCCCCGACCGACCTCTGCTACGGAGTGAGCCAGCACCTTCCGGGCAGTCAGGCCCAGGCGCAGGCCGTGCCCCACGCCGACATCAACCTGGTGCACCTGCCCGAAGGCATCTCCGACGAGGCCGCCGTCGTCCTGACGGACAACGCTCCCACTGCCTGGTACGGATGCCGCCGCGCCCGCATCCAGCCCGGTGAAACGGTGCTGGTGATCGGTCTGGGCCCGGTCGGCCTCATGGCCGCGCAATCCGCCTTCGCGATGGGCGCCGCCCGTGTGCTGGGCGCGGACCTGGTCGCGGAGCGCCGTGCCTTCGCCGCCATCCTGGGCGTCGAGCCGGTCGAGGGGGAGGACGCACGGACGGCCATACGGGAGATGACCGCGGGACGCGGACCGGACGCCGTGGTGGAGGCCGTGGGCTCGGACGCCACCATCGAGCTCGCCCTCAAGGCCGTCCGGCAGGCGGGACGCGTCAGTGTCATCGGCGTCAGCCAGAACAGGGCCTTTCCCTTCCACATGGGACTGGCCCAGGTGAAGGAGCTGGAGTTCGCCATCGGGCTGTGCTCGATCCACTACGAACTCCCTGCTCTGATCCCTCTCGCCCAGGCCGGCCGGATCACCCCGGAGGTCGTGGTCACCCACCGCTTCCCCCTCTCCGAGGGCCCCGCGGCGTACGAACTGTTCAACAGCCGCGCTTCCGGCGTCCGCAAGGTCCTCCTCGACCCCGCCCGCTGA
- a CDS encoding TetR/AcrR family transcriptional regulator: MTAHETQATAPRSRNAGDTRGTLIRAAERLFAAKGVDGASLNEIKRAAGQRNAMALQYHFGDRAGLLRAVLDKHLPAVDARREVLLQQYEDGVGGDGDDGSGSGSGAVELRPLAVALVLPAAAKLADPDGGREFLQIVAELLNRPEPLVEVVVTKGSSIYPWRRLLEPLLAPESTAVFHTRFTAMRFCHAELAARAAARPRRDDRLFTSRLVDLVTALLAAPVSEQTARLLHERDRSSRSGR, encoded by the coding sequence GTGACAGCACATGAGACGCAGGCCACGGCGCCCCGGAGCCGGAATGCCGGTGACACCCGCGGCACGCTCATCCGGGCTGCGGAGCGGTTGTTCGCGGCGAAGGGCGTCGACGGTGCGTCGCTCAACGAGATCAAGCGGGCCGCCGGTCAGCGCAACGCGATGGCCCTCCAGTACCACTTCGGCGACCGGGCGGGTCTGCTGCGGGCCGTGCTCGACAAGCACCTTCCTGCGGTGGACGCCCGCCGGGAGGTACTGCTGCAGCAGTACGAAGACGGCGTCGGCGGCGACGGCGATGACGGCAGCGGCAGCGGCAGCGGCGCCGTCGAGCTTCGGCCTCTGGCCGTGGCGCTGGTGCTGCCCGCCGCCGCCAAACTCGCCGACCCCGATGGCGGCCGCGAGTTCCTGCAAATCGTGGCCGAACTGCTCAATCGCCCCGAACCCCTGGTCGAGGTCGTCGTGACGAAGGGGTCCAGCATCTATCCCTGGCGGCGCCTGCTGGAGCCGTTGCTGGCTCCCGAGTCGACCGCGGTGTTCCATACCCGCTTCACCGCCATGCGCTTCTGTCACGCCGAACTCGCCGCCAGGGCCGCTGCCCGTCCTCGCAGGGACGACCGGCTGTTCACCAGCCGACTGGTCGACCTGGTCACCGCGCTGCTGGCCGCGCCGGTCTCCGAGCAGACCGCACGACTGCTGCACGAGCGGGACCGCAGCAGCCGGTCCGGGCGGTAG
- a CDS encoding NADP-dependent oxidoreductase, giving the protein MSATNRQIRLAARPSGEVKPGDWQHCSGTVDDPGPGRFAGRTRVISLDPAMRGWLDDRPSYLPPVGIGEVMRAGSVIEVTASHHPGFQPGDHVVGTFGVQEYVVSDGRGAMKIDTSLAPPSTYLGALGMPGMTAYFGLLDVGALKDGETVVVSGAAGAVGTIAGQIAKAKGCRVVGIAGGPEKCALLTDELGFDAAIDYRTEDVGKALRRQAPDGIDVYFDNVGGDILDAALTRLAMHARVVVCGAISQYNNDTPVKGPSNYLSLLVRRARMEGFVVFDYAERYAQAAQEIAAWIGAGRVKVKEHVVRGSVDDFPETLQMLFRGENVGKLVLELA; this is encoded by the coding sequence ATGTCTGCGACCAACCGCCAGATCCGTTTGGCAGCCCGCCCCTCGGGCGAGGTCAAACCCGGTGACTGGCAGCACTGTTCAGGGACCGTCGACGACCCGGGCCCGGGCCGGTTCGCGGGTCGGACGCGCGTCATCTCCCTGGACCCGGCCATGCGAGGCTGGCTGGACGACCGTCCGTCCTACCTGCCGCCGGTGGGCATCGGCGAGGTGATGCGCGCCGGATCGGTCATCGAGGTCACCGCATCCCACCACCCCGGCTTCCAGCCGGGTGATCACGTGGTCGGCACGTTCGGCGTCCAGGAGTACGTGGTCTCCGACGGCAGGGGCGCCATGAAGATCGACACCTCCCTCGCCCCGCCCTCGACGTATCTCGGCGCGCTGGGCATGCCCGGCATGACCGCCTACTTCGGCCTGCTCGACGTCGGGGCACTGAAGGACGGCGAGACCGTCGTGGTGTCGGGGGCGGCCGGGGCGGTCGGCACCATCGCCGGTCAGATCGCGAAGGCCAAGGGCTGCCGGGTCGTGGGCATCGCCGGAGGGCCGGAGAAATGCGCCCTGCTCACCGACGAACTGGGATTCGACGCCGCGATCGACTACCGCACCGAGGACGTCGGGAAGGCGCTGCGCCGACAGGCCCCCGACGGCATCGACGTCTACTTCGACAACGTCGGAGGTGACATCCTCGACGCCGCCCTGACGCGGTTGGCGATGCACGCGCGCGTCGTGGTCTGCGGCGCGATCAGTCAGTACAACAACGACACACCGGTCAAGGGCCCCTCCAACTACCTCTCGCTGCTGGTGCGCCGCGCCCGCATGGAGGGGTTCGTCGTCTTCGACTACGCCGAGCGCTACGCGCAGGCCGCCCAAGAGATCGCTGCCTGGATCGGCGCCGGCCGCGTCAAGGTCAAGGAACATGTGGTGAGGGGGAGCGTGGACGACTTCCCCGAGACGTTGCAGATGCTCTTTCGCGGGGAGAACGTCGGAAAACTCGTCCTGGAGCTGGCATGA
- a CDS encoding maleylpyruvate isomerase family mycothiol-dependent enzyme — protein MKASDPTHRTSVSVAVDHRTAVATETARFVAVVKDADPATAVPSCPGWTLADLVKHTGSVQRWFSVLLRARIQEPPRKREVDLRLPEQEDGYADWLAESATVAADAFAATGPNVPMWAWGADQHARFWARRMLFETLVHRTDAELALGLRPAIDRPVAVDGIDEFLVNLPFATFFAPKVAHLRGPDRTIRFRATDGDEVWVVRLRSDGFGLDTAHPAAATADATLQGTAADLLQLVYGRLPYEAEALAHEGDEHLLAHWFANSAF, from the coding sequence TTGAAGGCGTCCGACCCCACCCACCGCACGTCCGTTTCCGTCGCGGTCGATCACCGCACGGCTGTTGCCACGGAGACCGCCCGGTTCGTCGCGGTGGTCAAGGACGCCGACCCGGCTACGGCGGTGCCCAGCTGTCCGGGCTGGACGCTGGCCGACCTGGTCAAGCACACGGGCAGCGTCCAGCGCTGGTTCTCGGTCCTGTTGCGTGCGCGCATCCAGGAACCCCCGCGCAAGCGTGAAGTGGACCTCCGGCTTCCGGAGCAGGAGGACGGATACGCCGACTGGCTGGCCGAGAGCGCGACCGTGGCCGCGGACGCCTTCGCGGCCACCGGCCCGAACGTGCCGATGTGGGCGTGGGGCGCCGACCAGCACGCCCGCTTCTGGGCACGCCGGATGCTCTTCGAGACCCTGGTGCACCGGACCGACGCCGAGCTCGCACTCGGTCTCCGGCCCGCGATCGACCGTCCGGTCGCGGTCGACGGGATCGACGAGTTCCTCGTCAACCTGCCCTTCGCCACCTTCTTCGCCCCCAAGGTGGCCCATCTGCGCGGCCCCGACAGGACCATCCGCTTCCGCGCGACCGACGGGGACGAAGTCTGGGTCGTCCGCCTGCGGTCCGACGGCTTCGGGCTGGACACGGCACACCCGGCCGCGGCAACCGCCGACGCGACCCTTCAGGGAACCGCGGCCGACTTGCTCCAGCTCGTCTACGGTCGCCTGCCCTACGAGGCAGAGGCCCTCGCCCACGAAGGGGACGAGCACCTGCTGGCCCACTGGTTCGCCAACTCCGCATTCTGA
- a CDS encoding LamG-like jellyroll fold domain-containing protein produces MPSADRSARRRAPAAVALALGAGMLAAPAVPARAADTPRPAARYTFDQDDLASGQLTDSSGNGLTATLVNSATARSVAGTDGGRALALPGGAPASDGAYVRLPREVLGDAGDLTVSARVNWSGDKSSWQRIFDLGTDTSRYLFTTPYNGSVLRTAVTAGGGGAEAQVSGYAPLPAGGWRTVTVTLDTSTHRVTTYLDGVAVSSAATTLEARDLLDSSATAAGYIGRSFYQDPLFKGVIDDFTVWHAALSPEQVAGTVGNLPTLRELAQTAFEVRTTTGTAPSLPAAVRSSFSDGYDRDTPVVWDAVPSGRYDRPGTFTVGGTAAGRAVRATVTVVREGQLTVGLGSDTGPFHGGASGTLYGVYGPDVPTGNLIEGMGLRTVSTKAQDGPQHPGADALDVVGPLADSTDGDVYIYMTDIHRGFPYQWPGDTPAEKLRLYEEKIAEQVDQVLKLPEQYQDNIVFVPFNEPEGNMFGTGEWSYDKVSWLDDPAGYFAAWDDAYKLIRARMPSARIAGPNTSVLYDQVKGFLAHTLAAGTLPDVITWHELSHPEAVRQSVAKYRAWEKELFKGTGREGTQLPVNINEYAFNYHTSVPGQMIQWVSAIEESKVDADIAYWNIDGNLSDSAVQSNRGNGQWWLLNSYASMSGHTVEVTPPFPGENYRMQGVATLDEKKKQSRLIFGGSTGKGHITFADVPGKLFGDRVHAWVREIEWSGQTGDSSGPKLLAETDLEVGDDGSVSVDFGDGTLPKLKESSAYEIVLSPAGKAKGTQSPPVRWQGAYEAEDAAHTGSGYSRNGPEGSPGDVSKFYTSGGYDVGGLRTGSDVTLDFGVDVPEDGTYDLSVFANSLNTFDKVQEQGPTNVFLRVDGKADSEQELYLPLSYKWVVWDHTDTRIHLTEGRHTLTLAARSLDGKRATQGDAIVDRLTLSLPHASAATRVYEGELAWTGGGARPVYDLPKHTAVPATGSGAVRLAKSQTATFWVYSPADREATLDVETLGGADARLSVNGHDVLHITRGSHAVAVSLSGGVNKVTVTGGSATTLVDRLSVTPTDGTLDGRTYEAQDAVLAGSATLTPLSLATDGTAITGIGGDPGNGNTATFTVTADKAGLYALRIRYSNPEQAEATHYNPDPLARHADITVGRGRTQRVGFPHTFHRNNFWESTVPVQLRKGQNTITFRSEELPDFDGTTYASDTFPGVPLRSRYAPLIDRITVAPYARQVR; encoded by the coding sequence ATGCCATCCGCTGACCGATCCGCCCGGCGCCGCGCCCCGGCCGCCGTGGCGCTGGCTCTCGGGGCGGGCATGCTGGCCGCGCCGGCCGTCCCGGCACGGGCAGCCGATACGCCCCGGCCCGCAGCCCGCTACACCTTCGACCAGGACGACCTCGCCTCCGGCCAGCTCACCGACAGCTCCGGCAACGGCCTGACGGCGACCCTGGTGAACAGCGCCACCGCCCGGTCCGTCGCGGGCACGGACGGCGGCAGGGCGCTCGCCCTGCCGGGCGGCGCACCCGCCTCCGACGGAGCCTATGTCCGCCTCCCCCGCGAGGTGCTCGGCGACGCCGGCGACCTGACGGTCTCGGCCCGCGTGAACTGGAGCGGCGACAAGTCGTCCTGGCAACGGATCTTCGACCTGGGCACCGACACCTCCAGGTACCTCTTCACCACCCCGTACAACGGAAGCGTGCTGCGCACCGCCGTGACCGCCGGCGGCGGGGGCGCGGAGGCACAGGTCTCCGGGTACGCCCCGCTTCCCGCCGGCGGATGGCGGACCGTCACCGTCACCCTCGACACCTCCACCCACCGGGTCACCACCTATCTGGACGGGGTGGCGGTCTCGTCCGCCGCGACGACGCTCGAGGCCCGGGACCTGCTCGACAGCTCGGCAACGGCGGCCGGCTACATCGGCAGGTCCTTCTACCAGGACCCGCTGTTCAAGGGCGTGATCGACGACTTCACGGTCTGGCATGCGGCGCTCAGCCCCGAACAGGTGGCCGGCACGGTCGGGAACCTCCCCACCCTCCGGGAACTCGCGCAGACGGCCTTCGAGGTGCGCACGACCACCGGGACCGCCCCGTCGCTCCCGGCCGCGGTCCGCTCCTCCTTCTCCGACGGCTATGACCGCGACACGCCGGTCGTCTGGGACGCCGTACCGTCCGGGAGGTACGACCGGCCGGGGACGTTCACGGTGGGCGGAACCGCGGCCGGCCGCGCCGTGCGGGCGACCGTCACGGTGGTCCGCGAGGGACAGCTGACCGTCGGCCTCGGCTCGGACACCGGGCCGTTCCACGGCGGCGCCTCCGGCACCCTCTACGGCGTCTACGGACCGGACGTCCCCACCGGCAACCTCATCGAGGGAATGGGCCTGCGCACCGTCTCCACCAAGGCCCAGGACGGCCCGCAGCACCCCGGTGCCGACGCGCTGGACGTGGTCGGGCCGCTGGCCGACTCCACCGACGGCGACGTGTACATCTACATGACCGACATCCACCGCGGCTTCCCGTACCAGTGGCCGGGCGACACCCCCGCGGAGAAGCTCAGGCTCTACGAGGAGAAGATCGCCGAACAGGTGGACCAGGTCCTGAAACTGCCGGAGCAGTACCAGGACAACATCGTCTTCGTGCCGTTCAACGAGCCCGAGGGCAACATGTTCGGCACCGGCGAGTGGAGCTACGACAAGGTCAGCTGGCTCGACGACCCGGCCGGCTACTTCGCCGCCTGGGACGACGCCTACAAGCTCATCAGGGCCAGGATGCCGAGCGCCCGCATCGCCGGCCCCAACACCAGCGTCCTCTACGACCAGGTGAAGGGCTTCCTCGCCCACACCCTGGCCGCCGGCACCCTCCCCGACGTCATCACCTGGCACGAGCTGAGCCACCCGGAGGCGGTACGCCAGAGCGTGGCGAAGTACCGGGCGTGGGAGAAGGAACTGTTCAAGGGCACCGGCCGCGAGGGCACTCAACTCCCCGTCAACATCAACGAGTACGCCTTCAACTACCACACCTCCGTCCCCGGCCAGATGATCCAGTGGGTCTCCGCGATCGAGGAGTCCAAGGTGGACGCCGACATCGCGTACTGGAACATCGACGGCAACCTCTCCGACTCCGCGGTGCAGTCCAACCGCGGCAACGGCCAGTGGTGGCTGCTGAACTCGTACGCCTCGATGAGCGGTCACACGGTGGAGGTGACCCCGCCGTTCCCGGGCGAGAACTATCGCATGCAGGGTGTGGCCACACTCGACGAGAAGAAGAAGCAGTCCCGGCTGATCTTCGGCGGGTCCACCGGGAAGGGCCACATCACCTTCGCCGACGTCCCGGGGAAACTCTTCGGGGACCGGGTGCACGCCTGGGTGCGCGAGATCGAGTGGAGCGGGCAGACAGGCGACTCCTCCGGCCCGAAGCTGCTCGCGGAGACGGACCTGGAGGTGGGTGACGACGGCTCGGTCTCCGTCGACTTCGGCGACGGAACGCTGCCGAAGCTGAAGGAGTCCTCGGCGTACGAGATCGTCCTCAGCCCGGCCGGGAAGGCGAAGGGCACGCAGTCGCCGCCCGTGCGCTGGCAGGGCGCCTACGAGGCGGAAGACGCCGCCCACACGGGTTCCGGCTACTCCAGGAACGGCCCGGAGGGCTCGCCCGGCGACGTGTCGAAGTTCTACACCTCCGGCGGCTACGACGTGGGCGGCCTGCGCACCGGCTCGGACGTCACCCTCGACTTCGGCGTGGACGTGCCCGAGGACGGCACGTACGACCTGAGCGTCTTCGCCAACTCCCTCAACACCTTCGACAAGGTCCAGGAGCAGGGCCCCACCAACGTCTTCCTGCGTGTCGACGGCAAGGCGGACAGCGAGCAGGAGCTGTACCTGCCGCTCAGCTACAAGTGGGTGGTGTGGGACCACACCGACACCAGAATCCACCTCACCGAGGGCAGGCACACCCTCACGCTCGCCGCGAGGAGTCTGGACGGCAAACGCGCCACCCAGGGCGACGCCATCGTCGACCGGCTCACCCTGTCCCTGCCGCATGCGTCGGCGGCCACCCGGGTGTACGAGGGCGAGCTGGCCTGGACGGGTGGAGGCGCACGGCCCGTCTACGACCTTCCGAAGCACACCGCGGTCCCGGCGACCGGCTCGGGCGCGGTCCGGCTCGCGAAAAGTCAGACGGCCACGTTCTGGGTCTACTCGCCCGCCGACCGGGAGGCCACGCTCGACGTCGAGACCCTCGGCGGCGCCGACGCGCGGCTCTCCGTCAACGGACACGACGTACTGCACATCACCCGGGGCAGCCACGCGGTGGCGGTCTCCCTCTCGGGCGGCGTCAACAAGGTGACCGTGACCGGTGGTTCGGCCACCACCCTCGTCGATCGTCTGAGCGTCACGCCCACCGACGGCACGCTCGACGGGCGTACGTACGAGGCGCAGGACGCCGTGCTCGCGGGCTCGGCCACGCTGACCCCGCTGTCGCTCGCCACCGACGGCACGGCGATCACGGGGATCGGCGGCGACCCGGGCAACGGCAACACGGCGACGTTCACGGTCACCGCGGACAAGGCCGGCCTGTACGCGCTGCGGATCCGCTACTCCAACCCGGAGCAGGCGGAGGCCACCCACTACAACCCGGATCCGCTCGCCCGCCACGCCGACATCACCGTGGGCAGGGGCAGGACGCAGCGCGTCGGCTTCCCCCACACCTTCCACCGGAACAACTTCTGGGAGTCGACCGTGCCTGTCCAGCTCAGGAAGGGACAGAACACGATCACCTTCCGCTCCGAGGAACTGCCCGACTTCGACGGCACCACCTACGCCTCGGACACCTTCCCCGGAGTGCCGCTCCGCTCCCGCTACGCTCCGCTGATCGACCGGATCACCGTGGCGCCGTACGCACGGCAGGTGCGCTGA
- a CDS encoding LacI family DNA-binding transcriptional regulator: protein MNIGEIARRAGVSRSTVSYALSGKRPVSDDTRRKIQEVIDELGYRPNASARALANGRTSTIGLVFPPAGSHYTGMQLDFIGSVVEAAAAHDYDVLLSPSGVDSDRSFQRLLGERRVDGAILMEIRLEDDRVDHLAALGFPSVAIGRTAHPESGWWVGLDHTVLAAACVHHLADLGHRRVAFVNRPEQLLRAGYESAQRGLDGFTKAAAERGLTVRTYCCGDDAASGQTCLERILYDDPATTALVTLNEAALGGLYRGLAGAGRHVPRDFSVTGIVAGRWAETVTPQLTAADVPAEEMGRRAVDLLVERLDHPDAPPRHHLLTPPISLRASTGPAAAATAP from the coding sequence GTGAACATCGGTGAGATCGCCCGACGGGCCGGTGTCTCGCGGAGCACGGTGTCGTACGCCCTGAGCGGCAAGCGCCCGGTCTCGGACGACACCCGCCGAAAGATCCAGGAGGTCATCGACGAGCTGGGCTACCGACCCAACGCCAGCGCCCGCGCCCTGGCCAACGGCCGGACCAGCACCATCGGCCTGGTCTTCCCGCCGGCCGGCAGCCACTACACCGGGATGCAGCTGGACTTCATCGGCAGTGTGGTGGAGGCCGCCGCGGCCCACGACTACGACGTGCTGCTCTCCCCGAGCGGTGTGGACAGCGACCGCTCCTTCCAGCGGCTGCTGGGCGAGCGGCGGGTCGACGGCGCGATCCTCATGGAGATCAGGCTGGAGGACGACCGGGTCGATCACCTGGCCGCCCTCGGGTTTCCCTCCGTCGCCATCGGCCGCACCGCGCACCCCGAGAGCGGCTGGTGGGTGGGCCTGGACCACACCGTGCTCGCCGCGGCCTGCGTCCACCACCTGGCGGATCTGGGCCATCGCAGGGTCGCCTTCGTCAACCGCCCCGAGCAGCTGCTGAGGGCCGGATACGAGTCCGCCCAGCGGGGCCTGGACGGGTTCACCAAAGCCGCCGCCGAACGCGGGCTCACCGTGCGGACGTACTGCTGCGGCGACGACGCGGCGTCGGGCCAGACCTGCCTGGAGCGGATCCTGTACGACGACCCCGCCACCACCGCCCTGGTCACACTGAACGAAGCCGCCCTGGGCGGCCTCTACCGAGGGCTCGCCGGGGCGGGCCGTCATGTACCGCGCGACTTCTCCGTCACCGGGATCGTGGCGGGCCGCTGGGCGGAGACGGTGACCCCGCAGCTCACCGCGGCCGACGTACCGGCGGAGGAGATGGGCCGGCGCGCCGTCGACCTGCTGGTGGAGCGGCTCGACCATCCCGACGCGCCACCCCGCCACCATCTCCTCACGCCCCCGATCTCCCTGCGGGCCAGCACCGGGCCCGCCGCAGCCGCCACGGCGCCCTGA